The proteins below are encoded in one region of Stieleria sp. JC731:
- a CDS encoding immunity 26/phosphotriesterase HocA family protein — protein MGWLKTENDGAGLYFSDSGLDVCADFLQQFALHYQEELGRQPSLAELTYHLEQGLNQNLDDLVEDPIKAVSAISVKTKKRPAKPKAVLGDLLAIPLGGHRTIYGQVVEVLKRDDVVVEVLDCVSDGTPNLALAMQAKPLAQFRVEQTGVYWSHWKVIGNRSVPDGYPVKKVAYSLPCFVAEIEFVETLRDSSKLPKDYRLYADIGASHPDLREGELGSMVEVLTFLKKKKLLSKSGLAEFGSGELPADFALHSELLTDQGAAFYDKVFKKDYQSGYFATDTTQKIEQFWAENH, from the coding sequence ATGGGTTGGCTGAAAACAGAAAACGATGGTGCCGGGCTTTACTTTAGCGATAGCGGCTTGGACGTTTGTGCTGACTTTTTGCAGCAGTTTGCACTGCATTATCAGGAAGAACTTGGACGGCAACCGAGTCTTGCTGAACTGACATACCATCTGGAGCAGGGATTGAATCAAAACCTCGATGATTTGGTCGAGGACCCGATCAAGGCGGTTTCCGCGATCAGTGTCAAAACAAAAAAGCGTCCTGCGAAACCAAAGGCCGTCTTAGGCGACCTGCTCGCGATTCCCCTTGGTGGGCATCGTACGATCTATGGTCAAGTCGTCGAGGTGCTAAAACGCGATGATGTTGTTGTCGAGGTTCTTGATTGCGTGTCCGATGGGACACCCAACCTCGCACTGGCGATGCAGGCGAAACCTTTGGCTCAGTTCCGAGTCGAACAGACAGGCGTATATTGGAGCCACTGGAAGGTAATTGGGAACCGATCGGTTCCAGATGGCTATCCGGTTAAAAAGGTCGCCTACAGTTTGCCGTGTTTCGTCGCAGAAATTGAATTCGTGGAAACACTCCGCGATTCCAGCAAGTTGCCGAAAGATTATCGGCTCTATGCCGATATCGGCGCTTCGCATCCGGATCTACGCGAAGGCGAATTGGGTTCGATGGTAGAAGTCTTGACGTTTCTGAAAAAGAAGAAACTGCTGTCCAAATCTGGATTGGCTGAATTCGGATCAGGTGAACTGCCAGCGGACTTTGCCTTGCATTCGGAGTTGCTGACCGATCAAGGAGCGGCGTTCTACGACAAAGTCTTCAAAAAGGATTACCAGTCAGGCTACTTCGCAACCGATACCACTCAGAAGATCGAACAATTCTGGGCAGAGAATCACTGA
- a CDS encoding cysteine desulfurase family protein: MTNEIDLPIYLDHAATTPIDPRVLLEMQPFLADRFGNPGSRDHRFGWDANDAIEKARFQIANSINASPNEIVFTNSATEAINLALKGIAFANRKQQQRIVTSPLEHAAALQTCRQLQRHGAIDVDQVPVDTYGNIDLDWLNETAKRPSVFAIALMHANNEIGNLNPMEAITEIGIRNEALVFCDATQSFGKVAIDVRDMQVDLMAFSSHKIYGPKGAGALFIRGGIARIPLEPLVVGGRQERGLLAGTQNVPAIVGFGKACELAAEEMQQHQTELQRFQTQFEDRLRSLASDVSINGNVAYRLPSISNVQFPGVDAGELIRQMPSIAVSRRSACATKESSDNHVLRAMGQSPEASRSAIRFSFGKQFPEYRQQKTSAQEIAAIVAAAYLKLVANV, encoded by the coding sequence ATGACAAACGAGATCGATTTGCCGATCTATCTTGATCACGCCGCAACCACCCCAATTGACCCTCGGGTGCTGCTAGAGATGCAGCCATTTCTGGCCGATCGCTTTGGCAACCCGGGAAGCCGCGATCATCGATTCGGATGGGACGCGAATGATGCGATCGAAAAGGCTCGATTTCAAATCGCGAATTCAATCAACGCGTCGCCCAACGAAATCGTTTTCACGAACAGCGCCACCGAAGCGATCAATTTGGCCTTAAAAGGAATCGCCTTCGCAAACCGGAAGCAACAGCAGCGGATCGTTACCAGTCCGCTAGAACATGCTGCCGCACTGCAAACGTGCCGACAACTTCAGCGTCACGGTGCCATCGATGTTGATCAAGTCCCGGTCGACACCTACGGAAACATCGATCTGGATTGGCTGAACGAAACAGCAAAGCGGCCTAGTGTTTTTGCGATCGCATTGATGCATGCGAACAACGAAATCGGCAACCTGAATCCGATGGAAGCAATTACCGAAATCGGCATCCGGAACGAGGCACTGGTATTCTGCGATGCTACGCAATCGTTTGGCAAAGTCGCGATCGATGTGCGTGACATGCAAGTTGACTTGATGGCGTTTTCATCGCACAAGATTTACGGCCCCAAGGGTGCAGGTGCACTTTTTATACGCGGCGGTATCGCCAGGATTCCATTGGAACCGCTGGTCGTAGGCGGCAGACAAGAACGAGGTTTACTGGCTGGAACTCAAAACGTGCCGGCTATCGTCGGCTTCGGCAAAGCCTGCGAACTCGCAGCAGAGGAAATGCAGCAACACCAAACAGAACTTCAGCGATTCCAAACACAGTTCGAAGATCGATTGCGAAGCTTGGCGTCAGATGTGTCGATCAACGGCAACGTCGCCTACCGACTTCCCAGCATCAGCAATGTTCAATTCCCCGGCGTTGACGCAGGAGAGCTGATTCGTCAAATGCCAAGCATCGCTGTGAGCCGACGATCCGCTTGTGCGACTAAGGAATCGTCCGACAACCATGTGTTGCGTGCGATGGGACAATCACCTGAAGCCAGCCGAAGTGCCATCCGTTTCAGTTTCGGAAAACAATTCCCTGAATATCGCCAGCAGAAAACGTCTGCCCAAGAGATCGCTGCCATTGTCGCCGCGGCGTATCTAAAACTTGTAGCGAATGTTTAA
- the mnmD gene encoding tRNA (5-methylaminomethyl-2-thiouridine)(34)-methyltransferase MnmD, translating to MPIPIRETFATDRPDLQVMVTDDGSRTLLKTGTHDSFHSGCGALSETKHVYLQNSGIATRLTSRQPTSVLEVGLGTAMGLLVTLEQSLLHDTELYYAALETDWIAASTMRYLDPETWSSYPGLVDRYLDFRSSHANTTGPGTFRWSVDAKRTVDIHLTDALNWSPDHSQCPCHLMPFDAVYYDPFCPDTAPELWTSDCFKRMRTYVASHATLTTYSCSRVVRDAMSAAGWDVERVAGPIGGKREVLVATPAINHID from the coding sequence ATGCCAATCCCTATCCGCGAGACTTTTGCTACCGACCGACCGGATCTGCAAGTCATGGTCACCGATGACGGAAGCCGAACGCTTTTGAAGACCGGAACACACGATTCGTTTCATAGCGGCTGTGGTGCGTTATCTGAAACCAAGCATGTCTACTTGCAAAATAGCGGAATCGCCACACGTCTCACTTCACGGCAGCCCACCAGTGTGCTTGAAGTCGGCCTGGGCACCGCGATGGGATTACTCGTCACGCTCGAACAATCTCTGCTTCACGACACCGAGCTTTATTACGCGGCCTTGGAAACCGATTGGATCGCGGCTTCGACGATGCGTTATCTCGATCCAGAGACTTGGTCAAGCTACCCAGGTTTGGTCGATCGATACTTGGACTTTCGCAGCTCACACGCAAACACAACGGGACCGGGTACCTTTCGTTGGTCGGTCGATGCAAAACGAACGGTGGATATTCACCTGACCGACGCGTTAAATTGGAGCCCCGATCATTCACAGTGCCCCTGTCACTTAATGCCCTTTGATGCGGTGTACTACGATCCGTTTTGTCCCGATACTGCCCCCGAGCTTTGGACGAGCGATTGTTTCAAACGCATGCGAACATACGTCGCCTCACACGCGACATTGACCACGTACAGTTGTAGTCGAGTGGTCCGAGATGCGATGTCGGCCGCCGGCTGGGACGTCGAACGTGTTGCGGGCCCGATTGGCGGAAAACGCGAAGTGCTCGTCGCGACTCCGGCCATAAATCACATTGATTGA
- a CDS encoding RHS repeat domain-containing protein codes for MTPKPGATSHDGETGLQYFRDRYYHTGRGRFCSRDPIAYRNGKNLRSYVGDSPLKFLGPRGLEQNSSLVIDTGSFGEGMVIVGFPPSGISSREAANCFTQVYGEFKTKKAGFVVCCKGKEVACASIPKSDSMQADAILAVCIREHEKTR; via the coding sequence ATGACCCCGAAGCCCGGGGCCACCTCACATGACGGTGAGACAGGGCTTCAGTACTTCCGAGATCGGTACTATCACACCGGCAGGGGAAGATTCTGCTCCAGAGATCCGATAGCGTATCGCAATGGGAAGAACTTGAGGTCATATGTTGGTGATTCTCCGCTCAAGTTCTTGGGGCCACGAGGTCTTGAGCAAAACAGTTCACTGGTGATTGACACTGGTTCGTTTGGTGAAGGAATGGTAATTGTGGGCTTTCCACCGAGCGGGATTTCGTCACGAGAGGCGGCTAACTGTTTTACACAGGTCTACGGAGAATTCAAAACAAAGAAAGCGGGCTTTGTCGTTTGTTGCAAAGGCAAGGAAGTTGCCTGCGCGAGTATTCCAAAGTCTGATTCCATGCAGGCGGATGCGATTCTTGCGGTTTGCATCAGAGAGCATGAAAAGACTCGATGA
- a CDS encoding PQQ-binding-like beta-propeller repeat protein has product MMHRAKTMFRAKSLLACCLTVASSLAVPQPKPVNAGELMSPSVATQLGLEQAWRRQLRVAYGAQSIVDFQIYVSKSNPREYVEVVGPAPEGGEAPVMFRIATDQKDAAGQAVGTDEAQRLARREVTRMARRVPGATIRTTSVPRVYVYTVASNGTVDCRDAESGQPIWVSQVGNPELNYGKLGIDDQYISVPNGGNIILLDATDGREIDTKATIDVPLYGAINSGGFVLVPTIRKGVEGYRLSDLAEKVTTVRYMQTVEGLALEPLAKSPTSPIVSWGTDRGFVYFMDVTSSPSVIFRLDTAGIVSGRPAAAGGDRFFFASEGGQAYAVHATRLGDVLWSQPLGEPFYDTPFLLGDKVFVNSAYGNLFALSETSGIPVWNEPTGSVAKILGGIPGQLFVRLMSGHFASINVKDGSISHVVPLAKSDFLAINRLTDRLYVVDSRGVAQCLRPIGSKDPSILHPDDAVPEAAVEEETTPSTPAETNPTTDPFGAGGDNPFGGGAGADPFGAGGNDGGQMDDPFGAPAGGGGDPFGGDPFGN; this is encoded by the coding sequence ATGATGCACCGCGCCAAAACGATGTTCCGCGCCAAATCTCTGTTGGCATGCTGTTTAACCGTTGCCAGCTCCCTTGCCGTTCCGCAGCCCAAACCCGTCAACGCGGGCGAACTGATGTCGCCTTCGGTGGCAACGCAGTTGGGGCTAGAGCAAGCTTGGCGGCGACAGCTGCGTGTCGCCTACGGTGCTCAGTCGATTGTTGATTTTCAGATCTATGTCAGTAAATCAAATCCCCGCGAGTACGTCGAAGTCGTCGGGCCCGCTCCTGAGGGCGGCGAAGCACCGGTAATGTTCCGGATCGCAACCGACCAGAAGGACGCCGCTGGTCAAGCGGTCGGCACAGACGAAGCTCAACGATTGGCCCGCCGTGAAGTCACTCGTATGGCTCGCCGCGTTCCGGGGGCGACAATCCGCACGACCTCGGTGCCACGCGTTTACGTCTACACGGTCGCCTCCAACGGAACGGTCGATTGCCGCGATGCCGAATCAGGACAGCCGATTTGGGTGTCTCAAGTTGGCAACCCAGAGCTGAACTATGGAAAGCTGGGCATCGACGATCAGTACATCAGTGTGCCCAACGGCGGAAACATCATTCTGCTTGATGCGACTGATGGACGCGAAATCGATACAAAGGCAACAATCGACGTGCCACTGTACGGCGCGATCAATTCCGGCGGGTTTGTCCTCGTCCCGACCATCCGAAAAGGCGTCGAAGGCTACCGCCTGTCTGACTTGGCAGAAAAAGTCACGACGGTTCGATACATGCAAACCGTGGAAGGATTGGCTTTGGAGCCACTGGCGAAATCCCCAACTTCGCCAATCGTCTCATGGGGTACCGATCGTGGATTCGTCTATTTTATGGACGTCACTAGTTCTCCCTCGGTCATTTTCAGGCTCGATACCGCCGGTATCGTCAGTGGTCGTCCGGCAGCCGCTGGTGGCGACCGATTCTTCTTCGCAAGTGAAGGCGGCCAGGCTTACGCCGTCCACGCGACCCGATTGGGCGACGTTCTTTGGAGCCAACCGTTGGGTGAGCCGTTCTATGACACACCGTTTCTGTTGGGTGATAAAGTCTTTGTGAACTCGGCCTACGGAAACCTGTTCGCGCTTAGTGAAACGTCTGGGATTCCAGTTTGGAACGAACCCACGGGAAGCGTCGCGAAGATTTTAGGTGGGATTCCGGGTCAACTGTTTGTTCGCTTGATGAGCGGTCACTTCGCTTCGATCAATGTCAAAGACGGATCGATAAGTCACGTTGTTCCGTTGGCGAAATCTGACTTTCTGGCCATCAACCGGCTAACCGATCGACTGTATGTGGTCGATTCACGCGGAGTCGCCCAGTGTCTACGCCCCATCGGTAGCAAAGACCCGAGTATCCTGCATCCCGACGACGCTGTACCTGAAGCTGCGGTTGAAGAGGAAACGACGCCATCCACTCCTGCAGAAACCAACCCTACAACTGACCCATTCGGCGCTGGTGGCGACAATCCATTTGGCGGCGGAGCTGGAGCAGATCCCTTCGGTGCTGGCGGTAACGATGGCGGTCAGATGGACGATCCCTTCGGTGCACCTGCCGGTGGCGGCGGCGATCCGTTCGGCGGCGACCCGTTCGGGAACTAA
- a CDS encoding transglutaminase-like domain-containing protein has translation MATKPVHRRRAMIAADDVRPQRWRIAILPTILFIQSVFVGSAFGTLGFTMLVFASAASLVVAIVYLMGGYDGLTKDIVQSASESATRSKGLNASRSGKKHDSQGSRRKSASFTKAEAMRKRRARFRLIRKFASPILLLLITLFGVLSRVDAHVSGNMNFVAMIVDSVAHGTLFVSLGFWVLNPYHGHPAMLACGLIAMLMTVTGGGVSHTISGQLVAALATLAGYLVGAEHILSRTQLFNSIRKRQKLFTRRLKSREQRFNNGMHEKAKAPLPISTVSINSGDKRSPMLFYILAFSLLLMSTTAAGHIANNMVPGLRVDLLDRLSDSLERVAGGSMIGSSRYVRGSRLGQIRRHMVGDPKEIALRAFAENEPGYLRGTVFDTYRRGAWAPMTERTYKSRTTDVMYLRSRFVDPNEPAETPLKRGGDQDDRLRFSVRKNPESDIVGTVEVHNVPMKGQFVFSALSTEWIEASVYGIRLTHQDVITQGVDTQRPYVLGIGPEPPFEELPQIRRNVMLQVPATLRGFIKSLSEDVCDGRLTARSKAKAIEDYFQNNFKYSLDSHPSPRDVDPVAHFLTSKHPAHCEFFASAAALMLRTVNVPTRYVTGYVMSELSDDREYYIARNRDAHAWIEAYDDITERWFPVEATVGRSYRTFSDPESLTDELGSASDGFFEETEERSILARLTGWLLSFRTSDSLTFLFQVAQLPMFGLVVILLWFRHRRKLMAFGDPAEYESRQMLSRVDRRLRKHSLVRGPGETLHQFAMRVEQAADESTDPQLLSRIATWYRRFADDRYQGKMPEPLGA, from the coding sequence ATGGCCACCAAGCCTGTCCACCGACGACGCGCGATGATCGCTGCGGATGACGTTCGACCACAACGTTGGCGAATTGCCATCCTGCCGACAATCCTATTCATACAATCCGTATTTGTCGGTTCGGCTTTCGGTACGCTTGGCTTTACGATGTTGGTGTTCGCTAGCGCCGCGTCCTTAGTTGTCGCCATCGTTTATCTGATGGGCGGATATGACGGCTTGACCAAAGACATCGTTCAATCGGCATCCGAATCCGCAACACGATCCAAAGGTCTAAACGCCTCTCGATCCGGCAAGAAGCACGATTCACAAGGCTCACGTCGCAAGAGTGCTTCGTTCACCAAAGCCGAAGCGATGCGAAAACGTCGGGCCCGTTTTCGATTGATACGAAAGTTCGCTTCTCCGATTCTGCTGCTGCTCATCACGCTCTTTGGTGTCCTTTCACGTGTCGACGCACACGTCTCTGGCAACATGAACTTCGTTGCCATGATTGTGGACTCGGTCGCACATGGCACGCTTTTTGTGTCCCTGGGCTTTTGGGTGCTCAATCCCTATCACGGGCATCCCGCAATGTTGGCGTGCGGCTTGATAGCGATGTTAATGACCGTTACCGGCGGCGGAGTCAGCCACACCATCAGCGGCCAGTTGGTCGCCGCACTGGCAACCCTGGCCGGATACTTGGTGGGTGCCGAACATATCCTCAGCCGGACGCAACTTTTCAACTCGATTCGCAAGCGGCAGAAACTTTTTACGCGGCGATTGAAATCCCGTGAGCAGCGTTTCAACAACGGGATGCATGAAAAGGCGAAGGCTCCGTTGCCGATATCAACCGTTTCAATAAACAGCGGCGACAAGCGTAGTCCAATGCTGTTTTACATCCTGGCATTTTCGCTGCTGTTGATGTCCACAACGGCCGCAGGTCATATCGCCAACAATATGGTTCCTGGGCTTCGCGTTGACTTGCTCGATCGGCTTAGTGATTCACTGGAGCGAGTCGCGGGCGGATCGATGATCGGAAGTTCGCGATACGTTCGCGGAAGCCGCCTGGGGCAAATCCGTCGACACATGGTCGGTGACCCAAAGGAAATTGCATTGCGGGCATTCGCCGAAAACGAACCCGGATACCTTCGTGGTACGGTGTTTGATACTTACCGACGCGGTGCCTGGGCTCCGATGACGGAACGGACCTACAAAAGCAGAACGACCGACGTGATGTACCTCCGGTCCCGTTTCGTCGACCCGAACGAGCCAGCAGAAACACCATTGAAACGTGGTGGCGACCAAGACGACCGCCTTCGTTTTTCGGTCCGAAAGAATCCGGAAAGCGACATCGTTGGGACAGTCGAAGTTCACAATGTCCCGATGAAAGGCCAGTTTGTCTTTTCCGCCCTATCGACCGAGTGGATCGAAGCATCCGTCTACGGCATTCGCTTGACTCACCAAGATGTCATCACGCAAGGCGTCGATACACAACGGCCATACGTGCTTGGAATCGGGCCAGAACCACCGTTTGAGGAACTGCCACAAATTCGTCGCAACGTCATGCTGCAGGTTCCAGCAACCTTACGTGGTTTCATCAAATCGCTTTCCGAAGATGTTTGCGACGGCCGACTGACAGCTCGTTCGAAAGCCAAAGCGATCGAAGACTACTTTCAAAACAACTTCAAGTATTCCTTGGATAGCCACCCAAGTCCCCGAGATGTCGATCCGGTCGCCCATTTTCTGACTTCAAAGCACCCCGCGCACTGCGAATTCTTTGCCTCCGCAGCAGCATTGATGCTGCGTACCGTCAACGTTCCCACTCGTTACGTAACCGGATATGTGATGAGTGAGTTGAGCGACGATCGCGAATATTACATCGCTAGAAACCGGGATGCACATGCGTGGATCGAAGCCTACGACGACATCACGGAGCGATGGTTTCCGGTCGAGGCGACTGTTGGACGAAGCTATCGAACATTCAGCGATCCTGAAAGTTTGACCGATGAACTCGGCAGCGCTTCGGATGGCTTTTTTGAAGAAACCGAAGAGCGTTCGATCCTTGCACGGCTGACCGGTTGGTTGCTCTCGTTTCGAACATCAGATTCGCTAACCTTCCTGTTCCAAGTCGCACAGCTACCGATGTTCGGGCTAGTCGTCATCCTGCTTTGGTTCCGGCATCGACGCAAACTGATGGCGTTCGGTGATCCTGCAGAATACGAAAGCCGTCAAATGCTGTCCCGCGTCGATCGACGGCTTCGCAAACACTCGCTGGTCCGTGGGCCAGGCGAAACGCTGCACCAATTTGCAATGCGTGTCGAACAGGCCGCGGACGAATCCACCGATCCTCAGCTGCTTAGTCGAATCGCCACTTGGTACCGCCGATTCGCCGATGATCGCTATCAGGGAAAAATGCCGGAACCGCTTGGGGCGTAA
- a CDS encoding DUF58 domain-containing protein, which translates to MSLDVSGESTDRGSASAGYSGRPDNSGRKGISTKGTPPVGTPESDAFDMNRQIQIWLRRLRQTITAPLRGYLSLRNSMTYASVFALLGVFMTLNVIWGFPWSGMMGAFFAILIVGFSINRFMRPQLKINVSLPRVAVAGEAFSLSVRLSNPRLLPAINLRVGFHREGLRAISRALLLRHWDASPPVSVMILRSGEQMQWHGAMRFDARGIHSLPPFRVVSSFPFHLFHYRSELDCDTKIAITPIPANPHDDPTSRMMLAEIGDWTQQLVAGAPVEYVGNREYQVGVPVRRWDFASWARLGRPIVREYQSPSIQAVTLIVDTSQKRIPTDANNAVELTEDQRKFERLMSIATTAINEITSRRVQLTLHVTDQPDQESFNNQQTSGEASDSMLIRLAAAKPVSPEKAQAEIAEVLEACRRRPVLILSMFGLDSPERTELANLVPSTAKYITVDDQPNASTVFSDRGND; encoded by the coding sequence GTGAGTCTGGACGTCTCGGGCGAATCAACCGACCGAGGTTCAGCTTCGGCGGGCTATTCAGGACGCCCCGATAATTCAGGACGCAAAGGGATCTCGACCAAGGGGACTCCACCGGTCGGCACCCCGGAATCCGATGCGTTCGACATGAATCGGCAGATTCAAATTTGGCTTCGACGTCTGCGTCAAACCATTACCGCGCCACTGCGTGGATATCTATCGCTGCGAAACAGCATGACGTACGCGTCCGTGTTTGCGCTGCTAGGCGTATTCATGACGCTGAACGTTATCTGGGGGTTCCCTTGGAGCGGCATGATGGGAGCGTTCTTTGCGATCCTGATCGTAGGGTTCAGCATCAATCGCTTCATGCGTCCTCAGTTGAAAATCAATGTTTCGCTGCCACGCGTCGCCGTGGCAGGTGAAGCGTTTTCCCTTAGCGTCCGCCTTTCCAACCCACGTTTATTGCCGGCGATCAACCTGCGAGTCGGCTTCCATCGCGAGGGCTTGCGTGCGATCAGTCGTGCGTTGCTACTGCGTCACTGGGACGCGTCGCCACCGGTATCGGTCATGATTTTGCGAAGTGGCGAACAGATGCAGTGGCACGGTGCGATGCGATTCGATGCGCGTGGAATCCACTCGCTGCCTCCATTTCGAGTCGTCTCGTCATTCCCATTTCACCTTTTTCACTATCGATCAGAACTGGACTGCGATACCAAGATCGCGATCACTCCCATACCAGCGAATCCTCATGATGACCCGACGTCACGAATGATGCTGGCGGAGATTGGTGACTGGACTCAGCAGCTCGTCGCCGGTGCACCGGTTGAGTATGTCGGTAATCGAGAATACCAAGTCGGTGTCCCGGTCCGCCGTTGGGATTTCGCCTCGTGGGCGCGATTGGGACGCCCCATCGTTCGCGAATACCAATCGCCATCGATCCAAGCGGTCACGCTGATTGTGGATACGTCACAGAAGCGAATTCCTACCGACGCCAATAACGCGGTGGAATTGACAGAAGATCAACGCAAGTTCGAAAGACTGATGTCGATCGCGACAACGGCAATTAACGAGATCACGAGTCGCCGAGTGCAGCTCACACTGCATGTGACCGACCAGCCAGACCAAGAAAGCTTCAATAATCAACAAACGTCAGGTGAAGCATCTGATTCGATGCTGATACGACTTGCCGCCGCCAAACCGGTTTCACCAGAAAAGGCTCAAGCGGAAATTGCCGAAGTGCTCGAAGCATGTCGCCGACGGCCCGTGCTGATCCTTTCGATGTTCGGTCTTGATTCACCGGAACGAACGGAGCTTGCCAACTTGGTTCCGTCGACGGCCAAATACATCACCGTCGATGATCAGCCCAACGCGTCGACTGTTTTTTCCGATCGAGGGAATGATTGA
- a CDS encoding AAA family ATPase, whose protein sequence is MFTQENDFGSESADQSPPTSGEQHHSELNREHEAMTAGSDPLETSVSTAEVVAKAGSDGQPPNKQDTGQQSTDQQTPDQLLAKLEQVRDQLQGVIRGKADVIDSVLTCILAEGSVLLEDVPGVGKTTLAKSIASLIDLDFKRIQCTPDLLPSDILGNAIFQPTSGEFHFRRGPIFCNLLIADEINRASPRTQSALLEAMAESQVTIDSSQYRLERPFIVIATQNPSGFEGTYPLPESQLDRFLFRLSMDYPDVESEVDLLLDQAAKDPSSELTPVMHRDELASLQRYVREVSVDPKVARYLVEVVNATRQDSRLRVGCSPRGSKMLLRAAQARAVLSRRSYVLPDDIQEVAVAVLAHRISMRSVSGSWNDAAAVIDELLRQTEVIV, encoded by the coding sequence GTGTTCACCCAAGAAAACGATTTCGGGTCCGAGTCTGCGGACCAATCGCCTCCTACTTCAGGCGAGCAGCATCACTCCGAATTGAATCGAGAGCACGAAGCGATGACAGCTGGCAGCGACCCTCTAGAGACATCCGTTTCAACCGCCGAAGTCGTCGCGAAAGCTGGCTCTGACGGACAACCCCCAAATAAGCAAGACACTGGTCAGCAAAGCACTGATCAGCAAACCCCTGATCAACTGCTGGCCAAACTTGAACAGGTCCGTGATCAACTGCAGGGCGTCATTCGCGGCAAGGCCGACGTTATCGATTCCGTGCTGACATGCATTCTGGCCGAGGGTTCGGTTCTGCTGGAAGACGTCCCCGGAGTCGGCAAAACAACACTGGCGAAGTCGATCGCGTCGCTAATCGACCTGGACTTCAAACGCATCCAATGCACGCCTGACTTGCTTCCTTCGGACATTTTGGGCAATGCGATCTTTCAGCCCACCAGTGGCGAGTTTCATTTTCGGCGTGGTCCGATTTTTTGCAACTTGTTGATCGCTGACGAAATCAACCGTGCGTCACCGCGGACTCAAAGTGCGTTGCTCGAAGCGATGGCCGAATCGCAGGTCACGATCGATTCGTCGCAGTACCGATTGGAACGACCGTTCATCGTCATTGCCACACAGAACCCCAGTGGCTTTGAAGGCACCTATCCGCTGCCCGAATCACAGCTGGACCGATTCTTGTTCAGACTGTCGATGGACTATCCGGACGTCGAAAGCGAAGTTGACTTGTTGCTCGATCAAGCCGCCAAAGATCCGTCAAGCGAACTGACACCGGTGATGCACCGCGATGAACTGGCCAGCTTGCAACGCTACGTTCGTGAAGTCAGCGTTGATCCCAAAGTCGCGCGCTACCTTGTCGAGGTAGTCAATGCCACTCGGCAAGACAGTCGACTGCGTGTCGGATGCAGCCCCCGTGGATCAAAGATGCTGCTTCGTGCTGCACAAGCAAGGGCAGTGCTCAGTCGCCGCAGCTACGTGTTGCCCGACGACATCCAAGAAGTTGCCGTTGCGGTGTTGGCACACCGAATATCGATGCGATCGGTTTCCGGGTCATGGAACGATGCTGCCGCAGTGATCGACGAACTGCTCCGCCAAACTGAGGTGATTGTGTGA
- a CDS encoding rhodanese-like domain-containing protein, with the protein MSDDFPIEIDVQTVQDLRQSDEEFLLLDVRQPEEYSVAKIEGSVLIPMGEILERISELESHKDSRIVVQCHHGGRSMQVTQALRSRGFDKTQNMAGGIDAWSLQIDPEVPRY; encoded by the coding sequence ATGTCTGACGACTTTCCGATCGAAATCGACGTTCAAACCGTACAAGACCTACGTCAGTCGGACGAAGAGTTTTTGCTGCTTGATGTTCGCCAGCCAGAGGAGTACTCGGTGGCGAAGATCGAGGGAAGTGTCTTGATCCCTATGGGGGAGATACTTGAACGCATCAGTGAACTAGAATCCCACAAGGATTCTCGCATCGTTGTCCAATGCCACCATGGCGGACGAAGCATGCAAGTGACGCAAGCGTTGCGAAGCCGAGGGTTCGACAAGACACAAAACATGGCCGGGGGGATCGATGCATGGAGTTTGCAGATCGATCCAGAGGTTCCACGTTACTAA